One Pomacea canaliculata isolate SZHN2017 linkage group LG9, ASM307304v1, whole genome shotgun sequence DNA segment encodes these proteins:
- the LOC112572517 gene encoding cell division cycle protein 123 homolog isoform X1: MKIEDVKRCNFSYWYDTFSDVTIRSIILPIPQDFLDYLNADGIVLPEGSHQGAYSTSVQKDDDVDEEEVNWSEQDDSASASGMPDCQGFLHQIDSAIESLGGKVFPKLNWSAPQDARWVSFNNSLMCTHASDVCLLLKSSDFITHDLTQSFLQCEDYEATSAEEHLKPELILRRWTDINTSDEFRCFVHRGNLVAISQRNHSKYFRHIVTSKNEIQTDIQNFFEEVIDGNFAAEESSYVFDIWRTGKGRILLIDFNPCGPVTDPLLFDWQEIEAMDSTHIERGLIFRCIETETGIHPNIHTPFGVPQDFIDLAAGEDPFKLKDLLQLGNTEQDSSSDDDDDDKNKDAVQALEIESHHKSSQLPT, from the exons ATGAAGATAGAGGATGTGAAAAGATGTAATTTTTCTTACTGGTATGACACTTTTTCTGACGTCACGATCAGAAG caTTATACTGCCTATTCCCCAAGACTTTCTTGATTATCTAAATGCAGATGGGATTGTTCTACCTGAAGg ATCACATCAAGGTGCCTACTCTACGTCAGTGcaaaaagatgatgatgtggaTGAAGAGGAG gTCAACTGGAGTGAACAGGATGACAGTGCATCAGCTTCAGGA ATGCCTGACTGTCAAGGGTTTCTACATCAAATTGATTCAGCAATTGAAAGTCTTGGTGGCAAAGTTTTTCCAAAGCTGAACTGGAGTGCACCACAG GATGCCAGATGGGTGTCTTTCAACAACTCCCTCATGTGCACACATGCTAGTGATGTGTGCCTCTTGCTCAAAAGCTCAGATTTCATAACACATGACCTAACACAGTC GTTTTTGCAGTGTGAGGATTATGAAGCCACATCAGCAGAGGAGCATCTAAAACCAGAACTAATTTTGAGACGATGGACCGATATCAACACCAGTGATGAATTTCGCTGTTTTGTTCATAGAGGAAATCTTGTtg CCATTTCCCAGAGAAATCATTCCAAGTATTTTCGGCACATTGTAACCTccaaaaatgaaatacagactGACATTCAAAATTTCTTTGAGGAGGTGATTGATGGAAACTTTGCTGCAGAGGAAAGCAGTT ATGTCTTTGATATCTGGAGGACAGGGAAG GGCAGGATACTGTTGATTGACTTCAATCCTTGTGGACCTGTCACAGACCCACTACTGTTTGACTGGCAGGAGATTGAAGCTATGGATTCCACTCATATCGAA CGTGGTTTAATCTTCCGATGCATTGAGACAGAAACTGGAATTCATCCAAACATCCACACTCCATTTGGAGTACCACAAGATTTCATCGATTTGGCAGCAGGAGAGGATCCATTTAAACTGAAAGATCTTCTGCAACTG gGAAATACTGAACAGGATTCTtcctctgatgatgatgatgatgataaaaacaagGATGCAGTGCAAGCATTGGAAATAGAGAG CCATCATAAATCAAGTCAGCTGCCAACTTGA
- the LOC112572516 gene encoding elongation factor Tu, mitochondrial-like, whose amino-acid sequence MATFVLRRAFTHQNFAFPIVAKVTQNVLLCHRKSFVTSLYRLAVAPAAKKVFLRDKPHLNIGTIGHVDHGKTTLTAAITKVLAEDSKANFMRYEDIDKSPEEKARGITINATLVEYETDERHYGHVDCPGHADYIKNMITGAAQMDGAILVVAATDGTMPQTREHLLLAKQIGITKLVVYINKADAADKEMLELVEMEVRELLTEFGFDGMNTPVIIGSALYALDGKDPEMGANSVRELLKAVDTYIPLPVRDLDKPFYMPIESIFSIPGRGTVVSGKLEKGVIKKGDECEIMGFDKMWKATITGIEMFKKSLERAEAGDQLGALLRGLKRDELRRGLVLGKPGTLRMYNHFEAQIYLLSKEESGRAKPVTPYFQPQMFCTTWDAPALLEIPHKDLIMPGEDAKVIVNLRRKMVMEKGLRFTLRDGRGTLGYGVITELLPDRNVEELEKDRVIARDKKNAAK is encoded by the exons ATGGCGACCTTCGTTTTAAGGCGTGCGTTTACGCATCAAAATTTCGCATTTCCTATTGTAGCAAAGGTGACACAAAATGTACTTCTGTGTCATCGCAAATCATTTGTAACATCCTTATACCGCCTAGCGGTAGCTCCAGCTGCAAAGAAGGTCTTTTTGCGAGATAAACCTCACTTAAATATTGGAACCATCGGTCATGTGGATCACGGAAAGACAACCCTGACAGCGGCAATCACCAAAGTGTTAGCCGAGGATTCAAAAGCTAATTTCATGAGGTATGAGGACATCGACAAATCTCCAGAAGAAAAAGCTCGGGGAATTACTATCAACGCAACTCTTGTTGAGTATGAAACTGATGAGCGCCACTATGGTCATGTGGACTGCCCAGGACACGCTGACTATATCAAGAACATGATTACAG GAGCTGCCCAGATGGATGGCGCCATTCTGGTAGTTGCTGCCACAGATGGTACCATGCCACAGACACGAGAACATCTCCTTCTGGCTAAGCAGATAGGTATTACAAAACttgttgtttacatcaacaAGGCTGATGCAGCTGACAAAGAAATGCTGGAACTGGTCGAGATGGAAGTGAGAGAACTGTTGACAGAGTTTGGATTTGATGGCATGAACACACCAGTGATTATTGGTTCAGCTCTTTATGCCTTAGATGGCAAGGATCCAGAAATGGGAGCTAACTCTGTGCGCGAACTGCTTAAAGCTGTTGACACTTACATCCCTTTGCCAGTAAGAGATCTTGACAAACCCTTTTATATGCCTATTGAATCTATCTTCTCCATTCCTGGTCGTGGGACGGTTGTAAGCGGTAAGCTGGAGAAAGGTGTAATCAAGAAAGGTGATGAGTGTGAGATCATGGGCTTTGACAAGATGTGGAAGGCCACCATCACTGGTATTGAAATGTTCAAAAAGAGCTTGGAGCGTGCAGAAGCTGGTGACCAGCTGGGAGCCCTATTGCGTGGTTTGAAGCGTGATGAGCTGCGGCGTGGTCTGGTGCTTGGAAAACCAGGTACCTTGCGGATGTATAACCACTTTGAGGCTCAGATCTATCTTCTCAGCAAAGAAGAAAGTGGTCGAGCAAAGCCTGTTACACCTTACTTCCAGCCTCAGATGTTCTGCACTACGTGGGATGCCCCAGCTCTGTTGGAAATCCCCCACAAAGATCTTATAATGCCAGGCGAGGATGCTAAGGTCATTGTGAACTTGAGGCGCAAGATGGTGATGGAGAAAGGTCTGCGATTCACCCTTCGAGATGGAAGAGGAACCCTAGGATATGGGGTAATCACGGAACTGCTGCCTGACCGGAATGTGGAAGAGCTGGAGAAAGACCGTGTAATAGCAAGAGATAAGAAGAATGCAGCAAAGTAA
- the LOC112572517 gene encoding cell division cycle protein 123 homolog isoform X2: MQMGLFYLKDHIKVPTLRQCKKMMMWMKRRSTGVNRMTVHQLQEDLYTYEMGKLLVSFIIQMPDCQGFLHQIDSAIESLGGKVFPKLNWSAPQDARWVSFNNSLMCTHASDVCLLLKSSDFITHDLTQSFLQCEDYEATSAEEHLKPELILRRWTDINTSDEFRCFVHRGNLVAISQRNHSKYFRHIVTSKNEIQTDIQNFFEEVIDGNFAAEESSYVFDIWRTGKGRILLIDFNPCGPVTDPLLFDWQEIEAMDSTHIERGLIFRCIETETGIHPNIHTPFGVPQDFIDLAAGEDPFKLKDLLQLGNTEQDSSSDDDDDDKNKDAVQALEIESHHKSSQLPT, encoded by the exons ATGCAGATGGGATTGTTCTACCTGAAGg ATCACATCAAGGTGCCTACTCTACGTCAGTGcaaaaagatgatgatgtggaTGAAGAGGAG gTCAACTGGAGTGAACAGGATGACAGTGCATCAGCTTCAGGA GGATCTGTACACATATGAAATGGGAAAACTACTGGTGAGTTTTATCATTCAGATGCCTGACTGTCAAGGGTTTCTACATCAAATTGATTCAGCAATTGAAAGTCTTGGTGGCAAAGTTTTTCCAAAGCTGAACTGGAGTGCACCACAG GATGCCAGATGGGTGTCTTTCAACAACTCCCTCATGTGCACACATGCTAGTGATGTGTGCCTCTTGCTCAAAAGCTCAGATTTCATAACACATGACCTAACACAGTC GTTTTTGCAGTGTGAGGATTATGAAGCCACATCAGCAGAGGAGCATCTAAAACCAGAACTAATTTTGAGACGATGGACCGATATCAACACCAGTGATGAATTTCGCTGTTTTGTTCATAGAGGAAATCTTGTtg CCATTTCCCAGAGAAATCATTCCAAGTATTTTCGGCACATTGTAACCTccaaaaatgaaatacagactGACATTCAAAATTTCTTTGAGGAGGTGATTGATGGAAACTTTGCTGCAGAGGAAAGCAGTT ATGTCTTTGATATCTGGAGGACAGGGAAG GGCAGGATACTGTTGATTGACTTCAATCCTTGTGGACCTGTCACAGACCCACTACTGTTTGACTGGCAGGAGATTGAAGCTATGGATTCCACTCATATCGAA CGTGGTTTAATCTTCCGATGCATTGAGACAGAAACTGGAATTCATCCAAACATCCACACTCCATTTGGAGTACCACAAGATTTCATCGATTTGGCAGCAGGAGAGGATCCATTTAAACTGAAAGATCTTCTGCAACTG gGAAATACTGAACAGGATTCTtcctctgatgatgatgatgatgataaaaacaagGATGCAGTGCAAGCATTGGAAATAGAGAG CCATCATAAATCAAGTCAGCTGCCAACTTGA
- the LOC112572979 gene encoding LOW QUALITY PROTEIN: uncharacterized protein LOC112572979 (The sequence of the model RefSeq protein was modified relative to this genomic sequence to represent the inferred CDS: deleted 2 bases in 1 codon) — translation MAEDLFFFQQKHMRAVPKRFRKLPEDLPESLKFAHLNPKAAAFLASKEKQKQEEDLFGDGLGKKSLMPEISQAFMSIKNRLDSSLSNDEDSQRYLFEEARVNAATVLTQLAKIIYSHEDIASHIPKSLEYSLMCGSKELTADVIIVPREWQTRFMKEAHAKSTAAAIQNGDEGDGGVVGSSIEDGRSRAPSVISVTGDIARGKKRILSRGGPGLPEITEDGVTGEVSLHFLLCPMAIMEAVCPSVHIQVFDVIGGPCKDKTADLLPAVAGASSVIGRSPATRRGMHEYDLMSAFTETASDNRSTSMTNPSYYMSVIQFQLSSKICEEKGWIVQKGREDELAKEAVLEWCVQILQQARKIILEQKAQEKEMGYDSPVQVRYYGDTRKETLLKYRKSPVKPVVNPASKGGKPLIPIMHDDQNEGRQLVLTGHLDGTTVAYYPSGRPAVVSSAAGFGRVGFYTVAYDDDPDSKMLACFTPSGCGVCYHSSGNVRFLAHRKGGRLAESNGRLERKWKWPPGGVKITVPVAFQLSSYISFRCVSESHMILFFNCQKETARFPVHAAPGVSAPYGSDENDQLLTNFTFISRAARDLLRLFAPKVKTNKSKLKKKDKLGRQLAELVKSVDTQEKSLYDSEADKELARLQRKTRNLIDDWMEHYRLTIGLHSPHLSMMSDSPTRLRQRRQTQSAKPLDGDRTERCEMLGMDITYSSSKILRAPSAPSVPPKQRGGSAASRVPVAIPQSKVPSPVQSAVIPTVKFESIVEGQPTSCLLRSKSAMQLTRSLVRQETASSLQDHDLLPNMTLCPNAVHQLMLHQPRPQCRCSRHAIPVIRDVEYDRYISKEAPPSQLQIIMIHSSLYPNTNPAEPMINRIYATQNRNRTRPCLQSRTDMFRILKYDINSATEDCTHSQPLLLTRHNVVPGMFLIYAGGKLLFCDHILNGYGYTQKDFKKQVMKSRYDFLHGQSLPSDFRFSPSKGCHGPRSAWGGEIGGTGVDSFGSPGTALVRSQTQVPASGNSKNSSNPCTEQLSELSVSLRKLLALKALDSSDVPSLPSIMLPPFQKRVHCKSFRNESVRIGLPPMHSFSGAEINPRRTIHANPASNAKFSDKVAAQ, via the exons ATGGCTGAAGATCTCTTTTTCTTCCAGCAAAAACACATGCGGGCAGTTCCTAAACGGTTTCGCAAATTGCCAGAGGATCTACCAGAGAGCCTAAAGTTTGCACACTTGAATCCCAAAGCTGCTGCATTTTTGGCCAGCAAAGAGAAGCAGAAACAGGAAGAGGATTTGTTTGGGGATGGGCTTGGTAAAAAGAGCCTAATGCCTGAGATAAGTCAGGCATTTATGTCAATCAAGAATCGCTTGGACAGCTCCTTGTCAAACGATGAGGACTCTCAAAGATACTTGTTTGAAGAAGCTCGTGTAAATGCTGCTACAGTACTAACACAGCTGGCAAAGATCATTTATAGCCATGAAGACATTGCCAGCCATATTCCCAAAAGTCTGGAGTATAGTTTGATGTGTGGGTCAAAGGAACTGACAGCTGATGTTATCATAGTGCCAAGAGAATGGCAGACACGTTTCATGAAAGAGGCTCATGCCAAGAGTACCGCTGCTGCTATTCAGAATGGTGATGAAGGAGATGGAGGTGTTGTAGGGAGTAGCATAGAAGATGGGCGATCACGAGCTCCATCTGTCATCTCAGTGACTGGAGACATTGCTCGTGGGAAAAAACGGATACTGTCCAGAGGTGGTCCAGGTTTGCCAGAGATAACTGAAGATGGTGTGACCGGGGAGGTCAGTCTTCACTTCTTGCTGTGCCCCATGGCAATAATGGAAGCCGTCTGTCCATCAGTTCACATACAGGTCTTCGACGTGATAGGCGGTCCATGCAA AGACAAAACTGCAG ATCTTTTGCCTGCAGTGGCTGGTGCCAGTTCTGTCATAGGTCGTTCTCCCGCCACTCGACGGGGAATGCATGAGTATGACCTCATGTCAGCATTTACAGAGACAGCATCTGACAACAGAT CCACATCAATGACCAACCCCTCATACTATATGTCTGTGATACAGTTCCAGCTTTCCTCCAAGATATGTGAAGAGAAAG GCTGGATAGTGCAGAAAGGTCGGGAGGATGAGCTAGCAAAGGAAGCGGTGCTAGAGTGGTGTGTCCAAATACTACAGCAAGCTCGCAAAATCAT ACTGGAGCAGAAGGCTCAAGAAAAAGAGATGGGATATGATAGCCCAGTTCAAGTTCGTTACTATGGTGACACCCGAAAGGAAACTCTGCTGAAGTATCGCAAATCTCCAGTCAAGCCAGTTGTAAATCCAGCCAGCAAGGGAGGCAAACCTCTGATTCCCATCATGCATGATGACCAAAACGAAGGGAGACAGCTTGTGCTAACGGGTCATCTAGATGGAACAACAGTTGCATA TTATCCTTCAGGACGCCCTGCTGTAGTATCATCTGCTGCAGGATTTGGACGTGTGGGCTTCTACACTGTTGCCTATGATGATGACCCTGATAGTAAGATGCTGGCTTGTTTCACACCATCAGGCTGTGGGGTCTGCTACCACAGCAGTGGCAATGTGAGGTTCCTGGCACACAGAAAGGGAGGACGCTTAGCTGAATCAAATGGAAGGCTAGAGCGAAAATGGAAGTGGCCACCAGGAGGTGTCAAAATCACTGTACCTGTTGCCTTTCAG CTCAGCTCTTACATCTCATTCCGTTGTGTGTCAGAGTCACACATGATCCTGTTCTTCAACTGTCAAAAAGAAACTGCTCGCTTCCCTGTTCATGCTGCTCCTGGAGTTAGTGCACCATATGGGTCAGATGAAAAT GATCAGCTGTTGACAAATTTCACCTTCATTTCAAGAGCAGCCCGTGACCTGCTGCGTCTCTTTGCTCCCAAggtcaaaacaaacaaatcaaagctaaagaaaaag GATAAACTAGGTCGCCAGTTAGCTGAATTAGTGAAGTCCGTGGACACTCAAGAAAAGTCACTGTATGACAGTGAGGCAGATAAGGAGTTAGCTCGTCTTCAGCGCAAGACCAG AAACCTGATTGATGATTGGATGGAACATTATCGACTTACGATTGGTCTTCATTCACCTCATCTGTCAATGATGTCAGATTCCCCTACACGTCTACGTCAAAGACGACAAACACAGTCAGCCAAACCATTGGACGGTGATAGAACTGAGCGATGTGAAATGCTGGGCATGGATATCACGTACTCATCAAGCAAAATTTTGCGTGCTCCTTCTGCTCCATCTG TACCACCTAAACAACGGGGAGGTAGTGCAGCATCCAGGGTTCCAGTGGCTATCCCACAATCCAAAGTTCCATCGCCAGTTCAGAGTGCTGTGATACCAACAGTCAAGTTTGAAAGCATTGTAGAAGGCCAGCCTACAAGCTG tCTACTTCGGTCGAAGTCGGCTATGCAGTTGACCAGGTCTTTAGTGCGGCAAGAGACAGCATCTTCATTGCAAGACCATGACCTGCTTCCGAACATGACACTGTGCCCAAATGCTGTTCACCAGCTCATGCTTCATCAGCCACGACCACAGTGCAGGTGCTCTCGGCATGCCATACCTGTCATCCGTGATGTTGAGTATGATAGGTACATCAGCAAGGAAGCCCCACCTTCACAGCTTCAGATTATCATGATACACTCTTCTtt ATATCCCAATACAAATCCTGCAGAGCCAATGATAAATCGTATATATGCTACACAAAACCGGAATCGGACCAGACCATGTCTTCAGAGCAGAACAGATATGTTCCGCATTTTGAAGTATGACATAAACTCTGCTACAGAAGACTGTACCCACTCACAGCCCTTGCTACTGACACGGCACAACGTTGTACCTGGCATGTTCTTG ATCTATGCTGGTGGAAAGCTGTTATTCTGTGATCATATATTGAATGGCTATGGCTACACCCAGAAAGACTTTAAAAAGCAAGTGATGAAAAGTCGTTATGACTTTCTGCATGGGCAGTCACTTCCCAGTGATTTCCGTTTCAG TCCTTCTAAAGGGTGTCATGGGCCACGCTCAGCCTGGGGTGGTGAAATTGGTGGAACTGGGGTGGACAGCTTTGGTAGCCCAGGTACAGCGTTGGTCAGATCCCAGACACAAGTCCCAGCTTCAGGAAATTCCAAAAACAGTTCCAATCCTTGCACTGAACAGTTGAG TGAATTGTCTGTAAGTCTGAGAAAGTTACTTGCGCTAAAGGCCCTGGACAG CTCCGATGTTCCTTCTCTGCCTTCAATAATGCTACCTCCTTTCCAG aaacGAGTCCATTGCAAGAGCTTTAGGAATGAGTCTGTCCGGATCGGGTTACCACCCATGCACTCCTTTTCTGGTGCTGAAATCAATCCGAGAAGAACCATTCATGCCAACCCAGCTTCCAATGCCAAATTCTCAGACAAGGTAGCTGCACAATAA